A genome region from Aphelocoma coerulescens isolate FSJ_1873_10779 chromosome Z unlocalized genomic scaffold, UR_Acoe_1.0 ChrZ, whole genome shotgun sequence includes the following:
- the SKP2 gene encoding S-phase kinase-associated protein 2 isoform X2, whose translation MYRKHLQEIPSSSTNVSTSLEWDSGKTSELLSGMGVSAPKKDKLGNENTPQDLLVSSPCLPPKRQKVKDNEKDFVILRRPWLLRETESGISLDALPDELLLAIFAYLPLRDLLKVSMICKRWHRLSFDESLWQTLDLTGGNLLPGVLGHLLPAGVTVFRCPRSCIGDPLFKTSNLLKIQHLDLSNCTVSVADLHSILCLCEKLLNLSLEGLVLSDSIIKSIARNPNLIRLNLCGCSGFSAETLELMLSSCSMLEELNLSWCEFTATHVKAAVSHVTSKVTQLNLSGYRENLQIADVKTLVERCPLLVHLDLSDSMMLKPECFQYFKQLVFLQHLCLSRCYQISPAALVELGEIRTLKTLQVFGIVTDSSLQLLEEALPDMKINGSHFTSIARPTVGTKKSHEIWGIKCRLTLRNPSFL comes from the exons GGAGTGTCGGCCCCTAAGAAAGACAAGCTGGGCAATGAAAACACACCACAGGACCTGCTGGTGTCGTCACCCTGTCTTCCTCCAAAACGGCAGAAGGTGAAGGACAACGAAAAGGACTTTGTTATCCTGCGCCGGCCGTGGCTGCTCCGAGAGACAGAGTCAG GTATTTCTTTGGATGCACTTCCAGATGAATTGCTCTTGGCAATCTTTGCCTATCTGCCCCTAAGGGACTTGCTGAAAGTTTCTATGATTTGCAAGAGATGGCATCGACTTTC GTTTGATGAATCTCTCTGGCAGACTCTTGATTTGACTGGTGGTAATCTGCTGCCAGGAGTGCTTGGACACTTGTTGCCTGCAGGAGTTACTGTCTTCCGCTGCCCAAGATCTTGCATTGGGGATCCATTGTTTAAAACAAGCAA tcttctTAAAATTCAGCACCTGGATTTGTCAAACTGCACAGTGTCGGTTGCAGATCTCCACAGTATTCTCTGTCTGTGTGAAAAGCTACTGAACCTCAGCTTGGAGGGTCTAGTGCTTTCTGACAGCATCATCAA GAGCATTGCTAGGAATCCCAATTTGATACGACTAAATCTCTGTGGGTGCTCAGGGTTTTCTGCAGAAACCTTGGAGCTGATGTTGAGCAGCTGTTCTAT GCTGGAGGAGCTGAACTTGTCCTGGTGTGAATTCACAGCTACTCATGTGAAAGCAGCAGTCAGTCATGTTACTTCGAAAGTCACCCAGTTAAATTTAAGTGGATACAGAGAGAATCTACAAATAGCAG ATGTGAAAACACTGGTGGAGAGGTGTCCTTTGCTTGTCCATTTAGATCTCAG TGACAGCATGATGTTAAAGCCTGAATGCTTCCAGTATTTTAAACAACTCGTGTTCCTACAACATCTGTGCCTTAGCCGATGTTACCAGATATCACCTGCTGCCTTAGT agAGCTTGGTGAAATTCGAACACTGAAGACTCTTCAGGTATTTGGAATAGTGACTgacagctccctgcagctccttgagGAAGCACTGCCTGACATGAAGATCAATGGTTCACACTTCACCAGCATTGCAAGGCCAACTGTTGGCACTAAAAAGAGCCATGAGATTTGGGGCATCAAATGCAGATTGACGCTGAGAAACCCTAGTTTCTTGTGA